The DNA window GGCGATTTTGCCTACGCCTATGTCATAGCCCACGAAGTCGGACACCATGTCCAGCATCTTTTGGGCACACTCGATCAGGCTCACTCCCAGATGAACAGAGTCAACGAAACCGAAGCCAACAATATCAGCGTGCGCATCGAATTGCAAGCTGATTTCCTTGCCGGCGTGTGGGCACACCATGACAACGCCATGTTCAATTCACTTGAACCGGGCGACATCGAAGAAGCTCTCGACGCTTCAATGAAAATCGGTGACGATTATCTGCAGAAACGTGCTCAAGGCTACTCTGTCCCAGATTCTTTTACCCACGGAACATCAGAGCAACGTAGCCGGTGGCTAAAACGCGGACTTTCGACAGGAGATATAACAAAAGGCGATACATTCTCTATTCCATACTCCTCGCTCTGACATATATCGTTCACAGATAAAAGCCATCGGGCGGACACTTCGTTTTTCAGTGTCCGCCCGATGCTTTCATTATGCGCTGACGAGACCAGCCCGAACTCGCAGACTAATCTCCGATAAGTCCGAGAAGCTGCTCACCGGCTTTCTTGGTGTCGACCTTATTGATTATATGTGTTATCTTGTGGTCAGCATCGGTAATGAAAGTCGTACGGACTGTCCCCAAGTATTCACGTCCTGCCATTTTCTTTTTCTGCCATACACCGAAAGCCTGATTGACTTCTGTCGACGGGTCGGAAAGCAGAATGAACGGAAGTGAAAATTTATCCGCAAATTTAAGATGACTTGCCGAGGAATCCTTGCTGATGCCTATCACAGTATATCCCTTAGCCGTAAGCTCGCTGTTATGATCACGGATCGAACAAGCCTCAGCCGTACAACCGGGAGTGTTATCCTTGGGATAGAAGTAGACAATCAGTGGCTTGCCTGCAAAATCAGAACTTTTCACCTCGTTGCCATCTGCATCGAGACCGAGAATCTCAGGAATTTTATCGCCGATATTCATAGCATTATTTTATTATTAGAATTAATGAAGTTTTTTTCTGAGTTCAAATTTAATAAAACTTACACTTATATCAACGGAATCACTCCCTATAAAGTTGTCAACACTCCATAATAGCCGGTGATGT is part of the Duncaniella dubosii genome and encodes:
- the bcp gene encoding thioredoxin-dependent thiol peroxidase; protein product: MNIGDKIPEILGLDADGNEVKSSDFAGKPLIVYFYPKDNTPGCTAEACSIRDHNSELTAKGYTVIGISKDSSASHLKFADKFSLPFILLSDPSTEVNQAFGVWQKKKMAGREYLGTVRTTFITDADHKITHIINKVDTKKAGEQLLGLIGD